One window from the genome of Streptomyces cadmiisoli encodes:
- a CDS encoding putative bifunctional diguanylate cyclase/phosphodiesterase: protein MSGTSEGSTPAADLIRPAVTDSDRKSPPRTNAEASGTFRAAFVRAPLAMAVVDREGLVATANDALAELLGVDAGQLAGRVAADLMDLASDARTWHAYREVLGGRDARLRCTRRLKHPDGHSVWVQITVSPLPEGAGGVLLAAADISARRELQGRLRHLQMHDPVTRLANRTLFFERLSAALDVESYERGGTGRIGLCYLDLDGFKAVNDTLGHRVGDRLLAAAAERLSRCADEAGYGRASAPLVARLGGDEFALLVEDSTGTEQLADLAESVLSALQEPFDLSGQRLSLSASIGVVERQAAGTTATGLMQAADTTLYWAKADGKSRWTLFDPERNAHRMTRQALASTLRPAIDRGEFTLEYQPLVGMADGRLSGVEALVRWNHPQFGMLTPNRFIALAEEDGAIVPLGRWVLATACRQARRWQLERPDEAPIFVSVNVAVRQVWDSDLVADVAAVLAETGLAPHLLQLELTESAVMGSAGRPLQALQALSEMGVRIAIDDFGTGYSNLAYLSRLPVSVLKLDGSFVRGFQYEEADARPNPADEVIVEAMIELAHRLGLTVTAECVETSAQAGRLRRIGCDTGQGWLYSRPVSPGRISELLDCPSEPAGQTGQAVGNA, encoded by the coding sequence GTGAGCGGAACGTCCGAAGGGTCGACGCCCGCGGCAGACCTCATCCGGCCGGCCGTCACAGACAGTGATCGCAAGAGCCCACCTCGTACGAACGCCGAGGCCTCCGGCACCTTCCGGGCCGCCTTCGTCCGTGCCCCCCTGGCGATGGCCGTGGTCGACCGCGAGGGGCTGGTCGCCACCGCGAACGACGCGCTGGCCGAACTACTGGGCGTCGACGCCGGGCAGCTGGCGGGACGCGTCGCCGCCGATCTGATGGACCTGGCCTCCGACGCCCGCACCTGGCACGCCTACCGCGAGGTGCTGGGCGGCCGCGACGCCCGGCTGCGCTGCACCCGGCGTCTGAAGCACCCCGACGGGCACAGCGTCTGGGTGCAGATCACCGTCTCCCCCCTCCCGGAGGGCGCGGGCGGGGTGCTGCTGGCCGCCGCCGACATCAGCGCCCGGCGTGAACTCCAGGGCAGGCTCCGGCACTTGCAGATGCACGACCCGGTGACCCGGCTCGCCAACCGCACCCTGTTCTTCGAGCGCCTGTCGGCCGCGCTGGACGTGGAGTCGTACGAGCGCGGCGGCACCGGCCGGATCGGCCTGTGCTACCTGGACCTGGACGGCTTCAAGGCGGTCAACGACACCCTCGGCCACCGGGTCGGCGACCGGCTGCTGGCGGCGGCGGCCGAACGGCTGTCGCGCTGTGCGGACGAAGCCGGCTACGGCAGGGCGAGCGCACCGCTGGTGGCCCGGCTCGGCGGGGACGAGTTCGCCCTGCTGGTCGAGGACTCCACCGGCACCGAGCAACTCGCCGACCTGGCCGAATCCGTACTGTCGGCCCTTCAGGAACCCTTCGACCTGTCCGGTCAGCGGCTGTCGCTGTCGGCGTCGATCGGGGTGGTGGAACGGCAGGCGGCCGGGACCACCGCCACCGGTCTGATGCAGGCCGCGGACACCACGCTGTACTGGGCGAAGGCAGACGGCAAGTCCCGCTGGACGCTGTTCGACCCCGAGCGCAACGCCCACCGCATGACCCGTCAGGCCCTGGCCTCCACGCTCCGCCCGGCCATCGACCGCGGTGAGTTCACCCTGGAGTACCAGCCGCTGGTGGGCATGGCGGACGGACGGCTGAGCGGGGTGGAGGCGCTGGTGCGCTGGAACCACCCGCAGTTCGGGATGCTGACGCCGAATCGGTTCATCGCACTGGCGGAGGAGGACGGCGCGATCGTCCCGCTGGGGCGCTGGGTGCTCGCCACCGCCTGCCGCCAGGCCCGTCGCTGGCAGCTGGAGCGCCCCGACGAGGCGCCCATCTTCGTGTCCGTGAACGTGGCCGTGCGCCAGGTCTGGGACTCCGACCTGGTGGCGGACGTGGCGGCGGTCCTCGCCGAGACCGGACTGGCCCCGCATCTGCTCCAGCTGGAGCTCACGGAGTCCGCGGTGATGGGCTCGGCGGGCCGCCCGCTGCAGGCCCTCCAGGCGCTCAGCGAGATGGGTGTGCGCATCGCCATCGACGACTTCGGCACCGGCTACTCGAACCTGGCGTATCTGAGCCGGCTGCCGGTGTCCGTGCTGAAGCTGGACGGCTCGTTCGTCCGGGGCTTCCAGTACGAGGAGGCCGACGCCCGTCCCAACCCGGCCGACGAGGTGATCGTCGAGGCGATGATCGAGCTGGCCCACCGGCTCGGCCTGACCGTCACCGCGGAGTGCGTGGAGACCTCGGC
- a CDS encoding M6 family metalloprotease domain-containing protein, translating into MPRLLPRPRLRSTAAVFTTLTALAATSLITGPSVAEPFSAVSCALARTDAHHSEGLDTWNAAYPRPTRTLDAVMVFLSFPDSAPTTTPAELTADHFPATSRYFTRASYGKFRLRPHSLRHWIRMPKPSTTYAIQRDWPASHRAAYLRDALAVADSQVDFSRYDVVYLVADPDAPGVDSDATKVINLDTPLRMDGGDIRRVVTVFENHPPDRLVLAHETGHVFDLPDLYHRPVDGKGDWDTHVGDWDLMGSQFGLSPDLFGWHKWKLGWLEPRQVVCVRGTGPVRLTLESLGAGPETSARAAAGAQAFGVGRGTKLAVVRTGSDSVLAVEARGAVGNDHGTCRQGVLVYRVRSGAESGGGPVQVIDAHPQTEACWENSVYPPLADAPVGLGESFTVPGEDVRVEVEGRTVSGAWTVKITSG; encoded by the coding sequence GTGCCGCGTCTGCTCCCGCGTCCCCGACTGCGCAGCACCGCCGCCGTGTTCACCACCCTGACCGCCCTCGCCGCCACCTCCCTGATCACCGGCCCCTCGGTCGCCGAGCCCTTCTCGGCCGTGAGCTGCGCCCTCGCCCGCACCGACGCCCACCACTCGGAGGGCCTGGACACCTGGAACGCCGCCTATCCGCGGCCGACCCGCACGCTGGACGCGGTCATGGTCTTCCTCTCCTTCCCGGACTCGGCGCCGACGACCACCCCCGCCGAACTGACCGCCGACCACTTCCCGGCGACCAGCCGCTACTTCACCCGCGCCTCCTACGGCAAGTTCCGGCTCCGCCCCCACTCGCTGCGGCACTGGATCCGGATGCCGAAGCCGTCCACGACGTACGCCATACAGCGCGACTGGCCCGCCTCCCACCGGGCCGCGTACCTGCGCGACGCCCTCGCCGTCGCCGACAGCCAGGTCGACTTCTCGCGCTACGACGTCGTCTACCTCGTCGCCGATCCGGACGCACCCGGCGTGGACTCGGACGCCACGAAGGTCATCAACCTGGACACGCCGCTGCGGATGGACGGCGGCGACATCCGCCGGGTCGTCACGGTGTTCGAGAACCACCCGCCGGACCGGCTCGTCCTCGCCCACGAGACCGGCCATGTGTTCGACCTGCCCGACCTCTACCACCGCCCGGTGGACGGCAAGGGCGACTGGGACACCCACGTGGGCGACTGGGACCTGATGGGCAGCCAGTTCGGACTCTCCCCGGATCTGTTCGGCTGGCACAAGTGGAAGCTCGGCTGGCTGGAGCCGCGGCAGGTGGTGTGCGTGCGGGGGACCGGTCCGGTGCGGCTCACCTTGGAGTCGCTGGGCGCCGGCCCGGAGACCTCGGCCAGGGCCGCCGCGGGCGCGCAGGCCTTCGGCGTCGGCCGGGGCACCAAGCTGGCGGTCGTGCGCACCGGGTCCGACAGCGTCCTTGCCGTCGAGGCGCGCGGCGCCGTCGGCAACGACCACGGCACCTGCCGGCAGGGCGTCCTCGTCTACCGCGTGCGCAGCGGCGCCGAGTCCGGCGGCGGCCCGGTCCAGGTGATCGACGCCCATCCGCAGACCGAGGCCTGCTGGGAGAACTCGGTCTACCCGCCCCTCGCGGACGCGCCGGTCGGCCTCGGCGAGAGCTTCACGGTGCCCGGCGAGGACGTCCGGGTCGAGGTCGAGGGACGTACCGTGAGCGGGGCGTGGACGGTGAAGATCACCAGCGGCTGA
- a CDS encoding bifunctional DNA primase/polymerase: MSSSTLTSDGAAWLASAGTYPRSTLALWEERPDAPVVLPCGSAFDIVSAPAIFGRRMLDRLWGEGPGSGPVAAFRGRMLLFAAPGTAQRLPSLLEWEERGSHGRTASIPPLLCHGTGDAVTVPAPAVPGTVPVPGAPAVPAGAAPSAGRSAADGSGGAVDRFASRWLVAPDTRHPWLPGPEILLWAAVRAARAAVRISIFPPPDQDAKVYDVSRRR; encoded by the coding sequence ATGAGCAGCAGCACTCTGACCTCGGACGGGGCCGCCTGGCTCGCCTCGGCGGGAACGTATCCGCGCAGCACGCTCGCCCTCTGGGAGGAGCGGCCGGACGCTCCGGTCGTACTGCCCTGCGGTTCCGCCTTCGACATCGTGAGCGCCCCGGCGATCTTCGGCCGCCGGATGCTGGACCGGTTGTGGGGCGAGGGCCCGGGATCGGGTCCGGTGGCCGCGTTCCGCGGACGGATGCTGCTGTTCGCGGCGCCCGGCACCGCCCAGCGGCTGCCGTCGCTGCTGGAGTGGGAGGAGCGGGGGTCCCACGGCCGTACCGCGTCCATTCCCCCGCTGCTGTGTCATGGCACCGGGGACGCGGTGACCGTACCCGCGCCCGCCGTGCCCGGCACGGTCCCCGTGCCCGGCGCCCCGGCGGTGCCGGCCGGAGCGGCACCGTCCGCCGGCCGGTCCGCCGCGGACGGTTCGGGGGGTGCGGTGGACCGGTTCGCCTCCCGCTGGCTGGTCGCTCCCGACACCCGTCACCCCTGGCTGCCGGGCCCGGAGATTCTGCTCTGGGCGGCGGTGCGGGCGGCCCGCGCAGCCGTGCGGATATCGATTTTTCCTCCCCCCGACCAGGATGCTAAGGTCTACGACGTCAGCAGGCGCCGCTAG
- a CDS encoding AAA family ATPase, whose product MTTPTALDPGTAATRATDAILRDTLHGPHRGVVVDSPPGAGKSTLVVRAALELADAGHPLMVIAQTNAQVDDLVLRLAEKNAELPVGRLHSSDTDPYDKALDPLSNVRKSAKAADLAGLPVVVSTAAKWAHVKTDEPWRHAIVDEAYQMRSDALLAVAGLFERALFVGDPGQLDPFAIVGSEQWAGLSYDPSASAVSTLLAHNPELPQHRLPVSWRLPASAAPLVSDAFYPFTPFRSGTDDGDRRLAFGVASDGSGPDRVIDEAARSGWGLLELPAGCTPRTDPEAVRAVATVVRRLLDRGGLATAERSPAPTPLGADRIAVGTAHRDQAAAVRAALAELGVTGVTVDTANRLQGREYDVTVVLHPLSGRPDATAFHLETGRLCVLASRHRHACIVVCRAGVGELLDDYPSTEPVQLGTVVKFPDGWEANHAVLAHLAEHRVPWTP is encoded by the coding sequence GTGACAACGCCGACCGCCCTCGATCCCGGTACGGCCGCGACGCGGGCCACCGACGCGATCCTCCGCGACACCCTGCACGGCCCGCACCGTGGTGTCGTGGTGGACTCCCCGCCCGGCGCCGGCAAGTCCACGCTCGTGGTGCGCGCGGCACTCGAACTCGCCGACGCCGGTCACCCCCTGATGGTGATCGCGCAGACCAACGCCCAGGTGGACGACCTGGTGCTGCGGCTCGCCGAGAAGAACGCCGAGCTGCCGGTGGGCCGTCTGCACAGCAGCGACACCGACCCGTACGACAAGGCGCTCGACCCCCTGTCGAACGTACGCAAGTCGGCGAAGGCGGCGGATCTGGCCGGCCTGCCGGTGGTCGTCTCGACGGCCGCCAAGTGGGCGCACGTCAAGACGGACGAGCCGTGGCGGCACGCCATCGTCGACGAGGCGTACCAGATGCGCTCCGACGCCCTGCTGGCGGTGGCCGGCCTCTTCGAACGGGCACTGTTCGTGGGCGACCCGGGCCAGCTGGACCCGTTCGCGATCGTGGGCAGCGAGCAGTGGGCGGGCCTGTCGTACGACCCGTCGGCGTCCGCGGTGAGCACCCTGCTCGCGCACAACCCCGAACTGCCCCAGCACCGGCTTCCGGTGTCCTGGCGGCTGCCCGCCTCGGCGGCGCCGCTGGTCTCGGACGCCTTCTATCCGTTCACGCCGTTCCGCAGCGGTACGGACGACGGCGACCGGCGGCTGGCCTTCGGCGTCGCCTCGGACGGCTCCGGACCGGACCGGGTGATCGACGAGGCGGCCCGGTCGGGCTGGGGCCTGCTGGAACTGCCCGCCGGCTGCACCCCGCGCACCGATCCGGAGGCGGTGCGGGCGGTGGCCACGGTCGTACGGCGGCTGCTCGACCGGGGCGGGCTGGCGACGGCGGAGCGCTCGCCCGCTCCCACACCGCTGGGCGCGGACCGGATCGCCGTCGGGACGGCGCACCGGGACCAGGCCGCGGCGGTGCGGGCGGCCCTGGCCGAGCTGGGTGTCACGGGCGTCACGGTGGACACCGCGAACCGGCTCCAGGGCCGGGAGTACGACGTGACGGTGGTCCTGCACCCCCTCTCCGGCCGCCCCGACGCCACCGCCTTCCATCTGGAGACCGGCCGGCTGTGCGTCCTCGCCTCCCGCCACCGGCACGCGTGCATCGTGGTGTGCCGGGCGGGCGTGGGCGAACTGCTGGACGACTACCCGTCGACGGAGCCGGTCCAGCTGGGCACGGTGGTGAAGTTCCCGGACGGGTGGGAGGCGAACCACGCGGTCCTCGCTCACCTGGCCGAACACCGCGTGCCCTGGACGCCGTGA